From a region of the Synechococcus sp. PCC 7335 genome:
- a CDS encoding UPF0175 family protein yields the protein MDMSQIRFQRLIADRGICVHYDVAEFKEDIEQLKVQGLL from the coding sequence ATGGATATGTCACAGATTCGCTTTCAGCGTCTGATTGCAGATCGAGGCATCTGTGTTCACTACGATGTGGCTGAGTTTAAAGAAGATATCGAGCAACTAAAGGTGCAA